Proteins encoded within one genomic window of Mycolicibacterium monacense:
- a CDS encoding phytoene desaturase family protein has protein sequence MTPASADAVVIGAGHNGLVAAALMADAGWDVVVLEAQPEPGGAVRSAERIPGYTSDLYSAFYPLSVASPVLAGLHLEDHGLRWTHAPAVVGHPRSAADEDAPVIYRDIARTAEELARHHPADGDNWMRLFDLWQQVRDPLLSSLFSPFPPVRGAAGLLRTLGAAEALRLVHRLVLPVGEMARQMFAGDAARLLLLGNALHADVPVDAPGSGVMGFMLIMMAQDGGWPVPVGGAGQLTAALVDRARSAGAQIHCGQQVTGIEVRGGRAVGVRTADGRTVAARRAVVADVSAPALYRELLPSTAVPPRVLEDFEHFTWDTPVLKVNYALDAPIPWRSKNLNEVGTVHLGADADGLVRWMADLNTRTVPEHPFMLFGQMTTADPTRSPEGTESAWAYTHLPRDVTDDASADQLSEAVDRVLEEHAPGFTDQVVGKFIQRPSELTASDANLVGGAVNGGTAQLQQQLIFRPTPGFGRAETPIEGLFLGSAGAHPGGGVHGVCGRNAATAALASDGLTGWPRRKINQLVMSLFVR, from the coding sequence GTGACGCCGGCTAGCGCCGACGCGGTCGTCATCGGCGCCGGGCACAACGGTCTGGTCGCCGCGGCGCTGATGGCCGACGCCGGCTGGGATGTCGTCGTGCTCGAGGCGCAGCCAGAACCCGGAGGGGCCGTGCGGAGCGCCGAGCGCATCCCGGGCTACACCAGCGATCTCTACAGCGCGTTCTATCCGCTGTCGGTCGCGTCGCCGGTGCTGGCGGGCCTGCACCTGGAAGACCACGGTCTGCGGTGGACGCACGCGCCTGCCGTCGTCGGACACCCACGCTCGGCCGCCGACGAGGACGCGCCGGTCATCTACCGCGACATCGCCCGCACCGCCGAGGAACTCGCGCGCCACCACCCGGCCGACGGGGACAACTGGATGCGGTTGTTCGACCTCTGGCAGCAGGTCAGGGATCCGCTGCTGAGCAGCCTCTTCTCACCGTTTCCCCCGGTACGCGGGGCGGCCGGGCTGCTGCGCACGCTGGGAGCCGCCGAGGCGCTGCGCCTGGTGCACCGGCTAGTGCTGCCGGTCGGTGAGATGGCCCGGCAAATGTTCGCCGGCGACGCCGCCCGGCTGCTGTTGCTCGGCAACGCCCTGCACGCCGACGTGCCTGTCGACGCGCCCGGCAGCGGCGTGATGGGCTTCATGCTGATCATGATGGCGCAGGACGGGGGATGGCCGGTCCCCGTCGGCGGCGCCGGACAACTCACCGCCGCCCTGGTCGACCGGGCCCGATCCGCCGGGGCGCAGATCCACTGCGGACAGCAGGTCACCGGCATCGAGGTGCGCGGCGGCCGGGCCGTCGGCGTGCGCACCGCGGACGGCCGAACGGTCGCCGCGCGGCGCGCGGTGGTGGCCGACGTGTCCGCGCCCGCGCTGTACCGCGAGCTGCTGCCGTCGACGGCCGTACCACCTCGAGTTCTCGAGGATTTCGAGCACTTCACCTGGGACACGCCGGTCCTGAAGGTCAACTACGCGCTGGACGCGCCGATCCCGTGGCGGTCGAAGAACCTCAACGAGGTCGGCACGGTGCACCTCGGCGCCGACGCCGACGGGCTGGTCCGGTGGATGGCCGACCTCAACACCCGCACGGTCCCCGAGCATCCCTTCATGCTGTTCGGCCAGATGACCACCGCCGATCCGACGCGGTCACCGGAAGGCACCGAAAGCGCCTGGGCTTACACGCATCTGCCGCGCGACGTCACCGACGACGCCTCGGCGGACCAATTGTCCGAGGCGGTCGACCGGGTGCTCGAGGAGCACGCGCCCGGATTCACCGATCAGGTCGTCGGGAAGTTCATCCAGCGTCCCTCGGAGCTGACGGCTTCCGACGCGAACCTCGTGGGCGGCGCCGTCAACGGCGGTACCGCCCAGTTGCAGCAGCAGCTCATCTTCCGCCCGACCCCGGGGTTCGGCCGTGCCGAGACGCCGATCGAAGGGCTGTTCCTCGGCAGCGCGGGAGCCCACCCCGGCGGCGGGGTGCACGGTGTCTGCGGACGCAACGCCGCCACGGCGGCGCTCGCGAGCGACGGGCTGACCGGCTGGCCGCGGCGAAAGATCAATCAGCTGGTGATGTCGCTGTTCGTCCGTTAG
- a CDS encoding adenylate/guanylate cyclase domain-containing protein, with protein MAVRDASRAICVPEVALQSRMPARTRHYAEAVIRRLRVLTIATWIASAVSALFGLFQLVLGGSGWWIGLFNIVCATLFLGIPLLYRLGELIAPLTFFVLAYLSVTFICYSIGTDSGLQFYYLVSASLVVLVLGIERIVMSALIVTVGLSACVAMELTVPQDRGLGPPWVLTVGFILSAVSATLMVFATVWYALRETDRAERAMEDEYQRSETLLSNILPASVAERLKDPAHAIIADRYDDASILFADIAGYTKRASDTSPTDLVRFLDRLFTDLDALVDRHGLEKVKTSGDSYMVVSGVPRPRADHVEALACLALDMAEAVADLKDPLGRAVPVRIGLASGPVVAGVVGARKFFYDVWGDAVNVAARMETTDEEGRIQVPHNVYERIKHSFVLEERGDVDVKGKGLIHTWYLVGRRNDTAVRRAVELPANGRTATSPAD; from the coding sequence ATGGCCGTCCGCGACGCTTCGCGCGCCATCTGTGTGCCCGAGGTGGCGTTGCAGAGCCGCATGCCCGCACGCACCCGGCACTACGCCGAGGCGGTCATCCGCAGGCTGCGTGTGCTGACCATCGCGACCTGGATCGCTTCGGCCGTATCCGCGCTCTTCGGCCTCTTCCAGCTCGTGCTGGGCGGTTCGGGCTGGTGGATCGGTCTGTTCAACATCGTCTGCGCGACACTGTTCCTCGGCATCCCGCTGCTGTACCGCCTCGGTGAGTTGATCGCCCCGCTGACGTTCTTCGTGCTCGCATATCTTTCGGTGACCTTCATCTGCTACTCCATCGGCACCGACTCGGGCCTGCAGTTCTACTACCTGGTCTCGGCGTCGCTGGTCGTGCTCGTGCTGGGCATCGAACGCATCGTGATGTCCGCACTGATCGTCACGGTGGGGCTGAGCGCGTGTGTCGCCATGGAACTGACGGTGCCTCAGGACCGCGGGCTCGGCCCGCCTTGGGTTCTGACGGTCGGCTTCATCCTGTCCGCCGTGTCAGCGACGCTCATGGTGTTCGCCACCGTCTGGTACGCGCTGCGGGAGACCGACCGCGCCGAACGCGCCATGGAGGACGAGTATCAGCGGTCGGAGACATTGCTGTCCAACATCCTGCCCGCCTCCGTCGCCGAGCGGCTGAAGGATCCGGCGCACGCCATCATCGCCGACCGCTACGACGACGCGTCCATCCTGTTCGCCGACATCGCCGGCTACACCAAGCGGGCCAGCGACACCTCGCCCACTGATCTGGTGCGGTTCCTCGACCGCCTCTTCACCGACCTCGACGCGCTGGTCGACCGCCACGGTCTGGAGAAGGTGAAGACCAGCGGCGACAGCTACATGGTGGTCAGCGGTGTGCCCCGGCCGCGGGCCGACCACGTCGAGGCGCTGGCCTGCCTCGCCCTCGACATGGCCGAGGCGGTCGCCGACCTGAAGGATCCGCTGGGCCGCGCGGTACCTGTTCGGATCGGCCTGGCGTCCGGACCGGTGGTCGCCGGTGTCGTGGGCGCGCGCAAGTTCTTCTACGACGTGTGGGGTGACGCCGTCAACGTGGCCGCCCGCATGGAGACCACCGACGAGGAGGGTCGAATCCAGGTGCCGCACAACGTGTATGAACGGATCAAGCACTCCTTCGTCCTCGAGGAGCGCGGCGACGTCGACGTCAAGGGCAAGGGCCTGATCCACACCTGGTACCTGGTCGGCCGACGCAACGACACCGCGGTCCGCCGGGCGGTCGAGCTTCCGGCTAACGGACGAACAGCGACATCACCAGCTGATTGA
- the speB gene encoding agmatinase, whose protein sequence is MDTPIGPVDATKVPRFAGPATFARLPRIDEVTRTDVAVVGVPFDSGVSYRPGARFGPAHIRASSKLLRTYHPRLDVEPFAVQQVVDAGDIAVNPFDIAEAITAIERHSDELRSGGAKLVTLGGDHTIALPLLRSLHREHGPIAVLHFDAHLDTWDTYFGAPFTHGTPFRRAGEEGLLDPEHCLHVGIRGPLYAPTDLSDDRVLGFQVVGSDDYQLEGLATVIERMRARIGDAPVYVSVDIDVLDPAHAPGTGTPEAGGMTSRELLLSLRSLVGANVVGADIVEVAPAYDHAEITGIAAAHVAYELISVLAANR, encoded by the coding sequence ATGGACACACCCATCGGCCCCGTCGACGCAACCAAAGTGCCCCGCTTTGCCGGGCCCGCCACCTTCGCGCGCCTGCCGCGCATCGACGAGGTGACCCGCACCGACGTTGCGGTCGTGGGTGTGCCGTTCGACTCCGGGGTGTCCTACCGACCGGGAGCCCGATTCGGTCCCGCCCACATCCGGGCCTCCTCGAAGCTGCTCCGCACGTACCATCCACGCCTCGACGTCGAACCGTTTGCGGTACAACAGGTGGTCGATGCCGGCGACATCGCGGTGAACCCCTTCGACATCGCCGAGGCCATCACGGCCATCGAACGGCACTCCGACGAATTACGCAGCGGCGGTGCGAAACTGGTGACGCTCGGCGGCGACCACACGATCGCGCTACCACTGCTGCGATCGCTGCACCGCGAGCACGGCCCGATCGCGGTGCTGCACTTCGACGCCCACCTCGACACCTGGGACACCTACTTCGGTGCGCCGTTCACCCACGGCACACCATTCAGGCGCGCCGGCGAGGAAGGGTTGCTCGATCCCGAGCACTGCCTGCACGTCGGTATCCGCGGACCCCTGTACGCGCCCACGGACCTGTCCGACGACCGGGTGCTCGGCTTCCAGGTCGTCGGATCCGACGACTATCAACTCGAGGGTCTCGCCACGGTGATCGAACGTATGCGGGCGCGGATCGGAGACGCACCGGTGTACGTGTCGGTGGACATCGACGTCCTCGACCCGGCCCACGCGCCGGGTACCGGTACGCCGGAGGCCGGCGGGATGACGAGCAGAGAACTGCTGCTCTCCCTGCGGAGTCTGGTCGGTGCCAACGTGGTCGGAGCGGACATCGTCGAGGTCGCGCCCGCCTACGACCACGCCGAGATCACCGGGATCGCCGCCGCACACGTGGCCTACGAACTCATCTCGGTGTTGGCCGCCAACCGGTGA
- a CDS encoding cupredoxin domain-containing protein: MTRITTLLSPFLFCVAVLTACGGTNDSPPDPALSTPNGQSSMTGMPAPESPGAQPSESQIVISNMAYTVPTSVRPGQQLTIVNRDDPNHTVTADDNSLFDTRISGGGGIKSFTAPTTPGTYPFHCKYHANMHGMLTVE, from the coding sequence ATGACGCGCATCACGACGCTGCTCTCACCGTTTCTCTTTTGTGTTGCAGTGCTGACTGCCTGCGGCGGAACCAACGACTCGCCGCCCGATCCTGCTCTCAGTACCCCGAACGGGCAGTCCTCGATGACAGGGATGCCGGCGCCGGAGTCACCCGGCGCCCAACCGAGCGAGAGCCAGATCGTCATTTCGAACATGGCCTACACCGTGCCCACGTCTGTCCGACCGGGTCAGCAGCTGACCATCGTCAACAGAGACGATCCCAACCACACCGTCACCGCCGACGACAACAGCCTGTTCGACACGCGGATATCCGGGGGCGGCGGCATCAAGTCCTTCACCGCGCCGACGACGCCCGGCACCTATCCGTTTCACTGTAAGTACCACGCCAACATGCATGGAATGCTGACGGTCGAATAG
- a CDS encoding ANTAR domain-containing response regulator, translating to MTGSPTDAPTPRRVLIAEDEALIRMDLAEMLRDEGYEIVGEAGDGQEAVELAEQLRPDLVIMDVKMPRRDGIDAASEIASKRIAPIVILTAFSQRDLVERARDAGAMAYLVKPFNVNDLIPAIEVAVSRFSEIHALEQEVATLSDRLETRKLVERAKGLLQANQGMTEPEAFKWIQRAAMDRRTTMKRVAEVVLETLDAPKSEPSAG from the coding sequence ATGACCGGCTCACCGACCGACGCGCCGACGCCCCGCCGCGTGCTCATCGCCGAAGACGAGGCGCTCATCCGGATGGACCTGGCCGAGATGCTGCGCGACGAGGGCTACGAGATCGTCGGCGAGGCCGGCGACGGGCAGGAAGCCGTCGAACTCGCCGAGCAACTGCGGCCGGACCTCGTCATCATGGACGTCAAGATGCCGCGTCGCGACGGGATCGATGCCGCCTCGGAGATCGCGAGCAAGCGGATCGCCCCGATCGTCATCCTCACCGCCTTCAGCCAGCGCGATCTCGTCGAGCGGGCACGCGACGCCGGGGCGATGGCGTATCTGGTCAAACCGTTCAACGTCAACGATCTGATCCCCGCCATCGAGGTGGCGGTCAGCCGCTTCAGCGAGATCCACGCACTCGAGCAGGAGGTCGCGACGCTCTCGGACCGGCTGGAGACGCGCAAGCTCGTCGAGCGGGCGAAGGGGCTGTTGCAGGCCAACCAGGGCATGACGGAGCCGGAAGCCTTCAAGTGGATCCAGCGCGCAGCGATGGACCGCAGGACCACCATGAAGCGGGTGGCCGAGGTGGTGCTCGAGACGCTGGACGCCCCGAAAAGCGAGCCGTCCGCCGGGTAG
- a CDS encoding branched-chain amino acid ABC transporter substrate-binding protein translates to MRGRVARNAFAFGSAGLLALALGACSQSTPEEEAAQTNLKIVEQVQIDENGAEVKAAEGAAPADPAGDGKATCPPLSIAMAGALNGPDAALGINIKNGVQLAVDKHNAANPGCQVQLKTFDTEGDPQKASAIAPQIVDDQYTIGLVGPAFSGETNATGDVFNQAGLVAATASATNVTLSEKGWRTFFRGLANDGVQGPSVANYLKNTLGHQKVCVVDDSTDYGLGLAQAVRETLGPVADPACNISVKKGDKDFSAAVTQVKGASPQSVFFSGYYAEAAPFVQQLKDGGFEGTFVSADGTKDPEFVKQAGEASKDALLSCPCGPATGGFADEYNQKFGQEPGTYSTEGYDLGTILVKGIDSGAITRQALLDYVRNYNGQGVARNYQWTPQGELTTTLIWMYKVQ, encoded by the coding sequence GTGCGCGGTCGCGTGGCACGGAACGCATTCGCTTTCGGAAGTGCGGGACTTTTGGCGCTCGCGCTCGGCGCCTGCAGTCAATCGACACCCGAAGAGGAAGCGGCGCAGACGAATCTGAAGATCGTCGAGCAGGTCCAGATCGACGAGAACGGCGCGGAGGTCAAGGCCGCCGAAGGAGCCGCCCCGGCGGATCCCGCCGGTGACGGCAAGGCGACCTGCCCACCGCTGTCGATCGCGATGGCCGGGGCGCTCAACGGCCCGGACGCGGCCCTGGGCATCAACATCAAGAACGGTGTGCAGCTCGCCGTCGACAAGCACAACGCGGCCAACCCCGGCTGCCAGGTCCAGCTCAAGACGTTCGACACCGAGGGTGACCCGCAGAAGGCCAGCGCGATCGCCCCGCAGATCGTCGACGACCAGTACACGATCGGCCTTGTCGGCCCGGCCTTCTCGGGTGAGACCAACGCCACCGGCGACGTGTTCAACCAGGCCGGCCTGGTCGCGGCCACCGCCTCGGCCACCAACGTCACGCTGTCGGAGAAGGGGTGGCGGACGTTCTTCCGCGGCCTGGCCAACGACGGTGTGCAGGGCCCGTCGGTCGCCAACTATCTGAAGAACACGCTCGGTCACCAGAAGGTGTGCGTCGTCGACGACAGCACCGACTACGGCCTGGGCCTGGCTCAGGCGGTCCGCGAAACCCTCGGGCCCGTCGCCGATCCGGCGTGCAACATCTCGGTGAAGAAGGGCGACAAGGACTTCTCCGCCGCCGTCACCCAGGTCAAGGGAGCGAGCCCGCAGTCGGTGTTCTTCAGCGGCTACTACGCCGAGGCGGCGCCGTTCGTCCAGCAGCTCAAGGACGGCGGTTTCGAGGGCACGTTCGTCAGCGCCGACGGCACCAAGGATCCGGAGTTCGTCAAGCAGGCCGGTGAGGCGTCCAAGGACGCGTTGCTGTCGTGCCCGTGCGGCCCGGCCACCGGCGGCTTCGCCGACGAGTACAACCAGAAGTTCGGCCAGGAGCCCGGCACCTACAGCACCGAGGGCTACGACCTGGGCACCATCCTGGTCAAGGGCATCGATTCCGGGGCCATCACCCGCCAGGCGCTGCTGGACTACGTGCGCAACTACAACGGCCAGGGTGTGGCGCGCAACTATCAGTGGACACCGCAGGGTGAGCTCACCACCACCCTGATCTGGATGTACAAGGTCCAGTGA
- a CDS encoding branched-chain amino acid ABC transporter permease has protein sequence MIAECVDQYACLAANISFNLEGLRNGFWQLTIDGLSWGAIYALVAVGYTLVFGVLRLINFAHSEIFMLGMFGAYFCLDFILGFTPSGNAYNKGIALTVLYLVIAMLFAMLVSGSAAVGLEAVAYRPLRRRGARPLTFLITAIGMSFVLQEFVHFILPKIIKGYGGSNAQQPITLVQPKTQFEIFGASVSNITLVIIGAALLFALLTDIAINRTKFGRGIRAVAQDPNTATLMGVSRERVIMLTFMIGGLLAGAAALLYTLKVPQGIIYSGGFLLGIKAFSAAVLGGIGNLRGALLGGLILGVMENYGQAVFGTQWRDVVAFVLLVLVLLFRPTGILGESLGKARV, from the coding sequence ATGATCGCCGAGTGCGTCGACCAGTACGCCTGTCTGGCGGCGAATATCAGCTTCAACCTGGAGGGCCTGCGAAACGGCTTCTGGCAGTTGACGATCGACGGATTGTCCTGGGGCGCCATCTACGCCCTGGTGGCGGTCGGTTACACGCTGGTGTTCGGCGTGCTGCGGCTGATCAACTTCGCGCACTCCGAGATCTTCATGCTGGGGATGTTCGGCGCGTACTTCTGCCTCGACTTCATCCTGGGATTCACCCCGTCCGGCAATGCCTACAACAAGGGCATCGCGCTGACGGTGCTGTACCTGGTGATCGCGATGCTGTTCGCGATGCTGGTGTCCGGATCGGCGGCCGTCGGTCTCGAGGCGGTGGCCTACCGGCCGCTGCGAAGACGCGGGGCGCGGCCGCTGACATTCCTCATCACCGCCATCGGCATGTCGTTCGTGCTGCAGGAATTCGTCCACTTCATCCTGCCGAAGATCATCAAGGGTTACGGCGGCAGCAACGCCCAGCAGCCGATCACGCTGGTGCAACCCAAGACCCAGTTCGAGATCTTCGGCGCGTCGGTCTCCAACATCACGCTGGTCATCATCGGGGCGGCCCTGCTCTTCGCGCTGCTGACCGACATCGCCATCAACCGCACCAAGTTCGGACGCGGCATCCGCGCGGTGGCGCAGGATCCGAACACCGCGACCCTGATGGGGGTGTCCCGGGAACGGGTGATCATGCTGACGTTCATGATCGGCGGTCTGCTGGCCGGGGCCGCGGCGCTGCTCTACACCCTCAAGGTGCCGCAGGGCATCATCTACTCCGGCGGTTTTCTGCTCGGTATCAAGGCGTTCTCCGCCGCGGTGCTCGGCGGCATCGGCAACCTGCGCGGTGCGCTGCTCGGCGGGCTCATCCTGGGTGTCATGGAGAACTACGGGCAGGCGGTGTTCGGTACCCAGTGGCGTGACGTCGTCGCCTTCGTCCTGCTGGTTCTGGTCCTGCTCTTCCGCCCCACCGGCATACTCGGTGAGAGCCTCGGGAAGGCGCGGGTATGA
- a CDS encoding branched-chain amino acid ABC transporter permease: MWRRVLRTRDRLREWWANLTRVQKWVVGAVVFLAIGLLPIFTPSWLDTPGISFGGTMAQFAMVAIIAIGLNVVVGQAGLLDLGYVGFYAVGAYTVALLTSPSSPWNQAGPGGWFTTDWAWLACVPLAMAVTALAGLILGTPTLRLRGDYLAIVTLGFGEIIRLLADNLSDVTNGPRGLNEVEYPRVGESERLPEGVFSRANSTGEANYGTWWFWLGLLLIVGILLLVGNLERSRVGRAWVAVREDEDAAEVMGVNTFRFKLWAFVIGAAIGGLSGALYAGQVQYVAPPTFNIINSMLFLCAVVLGGQGNKLGVIFGAFIIVYLPNRLLGVHFLGINLGDLKYLFFGLALVVLMIFRPQGLFPARQQLLAYGRAARDMLRRAPGENEGAMR, from the coding sequence GTGTGGAGGCGGGTCCTTCGCACCCGTGACCGCCTGCGCGAGTGGTGGGCGAACCTGACCCGGGTCCAGAAGTGGGTGGTCGGCGCCGTCGTCTTCCTGGCGATCGGGCTGCTGCCCATCTTCACGCCGTCATGGCTGGACACCCCCGGTATCAGCTTCGGCGGCACCATGGCTCAGTTCGCTATGGTCGCGATCATCGCGATCGGCCTCAATGTCGTTGTGGGACAGGCCGGCCTACTCGATCTCGGCTATGTCGGCTTCTACGCGGTCGGCGCCTACACCGTCGCTCTGCTGACCAGTCCCAGCAGCCCGTGGAACCAGGCCGGTCCCGGCGGCTGGTTCACCACCGACTGGGCGTGGCTGGCGTGTGTGCCGCTGGCGATGGCCGTGACGGCGCTCGCCGGACTCATCCTGGGCACGCCGACACTGCGGTTGCGCGGTGACTACCTGGCGATCGTCACCCTCGGATTCGGGGAGATCATCCGCCTGCTCGCCGACAACCTCTCCGATGTCACCAACGGGCCTCGCGGCCTCAACGAGGTCGAGTACCCCCGGGTGGGGGAGAGTGAGCGGCTCCCCGAAGGCGTGTTCTCCCGGGCCAACTCGACGGGGGAGGCGAACTACGGCACCTGGTGGTTCTGGCTGGGCCTGCTGCTCATCGTCGGGATCCTGCTGCTGGTCGGCAACCTCGAACGCAGCAGGGTCGGCCGGGCGTGGGTGGCGGTGCGCGAGGACGAGGACGCCGCGGAGGTCATGGGGGTCAACACCTTCCGCTTCAAACTCTGGGCGTTCGTGATCGGCGCCGCGATCGGCGGACTGTCCGGGGCGCTGTACGCCGGCCAGGTCCAGTACGTGGCGCCACCGACGTTCAACATCATCAACTCGATGCTGTTCCTGTGTGCGGTCGTCCTCGGCGGGCAGGGCAACAAGCTGGGCGTGATCTTCGGTGCATTCATCATCGTCTACCTGCCGAATCGCCTTCTCGGCGTTCACTTCCTGGGCATCAACCTCGGCGACCTGAAGTATCTGTTCTTCGGCCTGGCCCTGGTGGTGTTGATGATCTTCCGCCCGCAGGGGCTGTTCCCGGCGCGTCAGCAACTGCTCGCCTACGGCAGGGCCGCACGTGACATGTTGCGCCGCGCGCCCGGCGAGAACGAGGGGGCGATGCGATGA
- a CDS encoding ABC transporter ATP-binding protein: protein MTIEDLAGVHREIAAAEGETLLQTHDLTVKFGGLTALDSVTFGIRRGEILGLIGPNGAGKTTCFNAITGVYRPSSGSVTFDGKPLGRIKRHQITRRGIARTFQNIRLFGEMTALENVMVGTDARHLTSVPGALVRTPRHRREEKSAIERSAALLHFVGIAHRGEEKAKNLPYGDQRRLEIARALATEPKLLCLDEPAAGFNPAEKAALIDLIRKIRDDGYTVLLIEHDMRLVMGVTDRIVVLEFGRKIADGLPAEIREDPKVIAAYLGVPDDEIG, encoded by the coding sequence ATGACGATCGAGGACCTCGCCGGTGTGCACCGGGAGATCGCGGCGGCCGAGGGCGAGACGCTGCTGCAGACCCACGACCTCACCGTGAAGTTCGGCGGGTTGACCGCGCTGGATTCGGTGACCTTCGGCATCAGGCGCGGGGAGATCCTCGGGCTGATCGGACCGAACGGCGCGGGCAAGACCACCTGCTTCAACGCCATCACCGGTGTCTACCGGCCCAGTTCGGGTTCGGTGACCTTCGACGGTAAACCGCTCGGCCGCATCAAACGCCACCAGATCACCCGCCGCGGCATCGCCCGGACGTTCCAGAACATCCGGCTGTTCGGCGAGATGACGGCGCTGGAGAACGTCATGGTCGGCACCGACGCCCGGCACCTGACCTCGGTGCCCGGCGCGCTGGTCCGCACGCCGCGCCATCGCCGGGAGGAGAAGTCGGCGATCGAGCGGTCGGCGGCGCTGCTCCATTTCGTCGGCATCGCACACCGCGGTGAGGAGAAGGCGAAGAACCTTCCCTACGGCGATCAGCGGCGGCTCGAGATCGCCCGCGCGCTCGCCACCGAACCCAAGCTGCTGTGCCTCGACGAACCCGCGGCCGGCTTCAACCCCGCGGAGAAGGCGGCGCTGATCGACCTGATCCGCAAGATCCGCGACGACGGATACACCGTGCTGCTCATCGAACACGACATGCGGCTGGTGATGGGTGTGACCGACCGGATCGTCGTCCTGGAGTTCGGGCGCAAGATCGCCGACGGACTGCCTGCCGAGATCCGCGAGGACCCCAAGGTCATCGCCGCCTACCTGGGAGTGCCTGATGACGAAATCGGTTGA
- a CDS encoding ABC transporter ATP-binding protein has translation MTKSVEDRKVLLEVRDIVVHYGRIRALHGVSLKVHEGELVTLLGSNGAGKTTMMRAISGLRPLTSGSVWFDGRDISRVKAHRRVTDGLIQAPEGRGVFPGMTVTENLEMGCYARKFDTKAEHREQLDWVFETFPRLAERRSQVGGTLSGGEQQMLAIGRALMARPKVLLLDEPSMGLAPMVISQIFKIIADINSRGTTVLLVEQNAQQALSRSDRAYILETGEVTRTGNARELLHDDSVRAAYLGVA, from the coding sequence ATGACGAAATCGGTTGAGGACCGCAAGGTCCTGCTCGAGGTCCGCGACATCGTCGTGCACTACGGCCGGATCCGGGCGCTGCACGGGGTGTCGCTGAAGGTGCACGAAGGCGAACTGGTCACGCTGCTGGGGTCCAACGGTGCGGGTAAGACCACGATGATGCGGGCGATCTCGGGGCTGCGTCCGCTCACGTCGGGATCGGTGTGGTTCGACGGCAGGGACATCTCTCGTGTGAAGGCGCACCGCCGGGTGACCGACGGGCTGATCCAGGCGCCGGAGGGCCGCGGTGTCTTCCCCGGTATGACGGTCACCGAGAATCTCGAGATGGGCTGCTACGCGCGGAAATTCGACACCAAGGCCGAGCATCGTGAGCAGTTGGACTGGGTGTTCGAGACGTTCCCGCGGCTGGCGGAGCGGCGTTCCCAGGTGGGAGGGACGCTGTCGGGCGGCGAACAGCAGATGCTGGCGATCGGGCGGGCGTTGATGGCGCGGCCGAAGGTACTGCTGCTCGACGAACCGTCGATGGGCCTTGCCCCGATGGTGATCTCGCAGATTTTCAAGATCATCGCCGACATCAACTCCCGGGGCACGACGGTGCTGCTGGTGGAGCAGAACGCGCAGCAGGCACTGTCACGCTCCGATCGGGCGTACATCCTCGAGACCGGGGAGGTCACCCGCACCGGAAACGCGCGGGAACTGCTGCACGACGACAGCGTTCGCGCGGCCTACCTGGGTGTCGCCTGA